The window TGCTCATTGGGCCAACTTCCCAACTACCGTGGCTTAAAAGTTTGGAATCCTGAATGATTTTTAATTCTAATTTACGAGTTTTGATTCCTAGATTTTTACAAAGTACCAAATATTCTTTGAATGGGAACGAATAGTCTGCAATTAAACCACCCCAAAGATAACCTATCTCTTCACCAACTTGTACCTTATACCAGTATTCTTTTACTGAATTCTGTTCTAAGATTTGGTTCGTTTTTGTGAGGACTTTAACAGAACTACCTAAATTGAGTTTTTTGATTACCTTTCCGTTTATGTTACTTGCATCTCTTAGATTTACATTATCACCAAATATTGGATAGGTGGATCCAATATTTTTTTCAGCTATATAATCTTCCCAATGATTTTGTGAATAAAGGGAGGATATGAAACATAGGACTAGTATAAAAAAGGATACTTTGTAACCCGACATAGTGTTATAAAATGGGAACTTTTGAACGAGAGTCGATCTCTTTTCGATTCGGAGGGTATTTTTCTGAACGATAGAAGACGATACTTTTAGAGAGCTTCGTTTGAAGAAACGATTTTATATGTATTTGGACCCAGTATGAAACCCTATTCGTTAGAACAAATTCGAATCTTAGAAGAGAAGATGATCACCTATGAAATCTGGGTGTTCGTATTGGTATTATTTGTTGCCGTACTTCTCCTAATCGTTGTCATGCAAAGACTTGCTTTGGCAAAATTGAAATCTTCGGAACTGTTTCGGATCAAACAAAACCTCAAATCTAATGATAAAGAATCAATGAGTAAAGAATCAATGAGTAAAGAGTTGTTTGATACGAACATGATTGATGTTCACACAGTGACTCAAACACCTCTCCATAGCGAGTTGATCGTTTCAGGGAAAGACTTACCGGAACCAGGCACGCTTTATAAGTTTTCAGTCCCAAGTGAAGGTAATCGATTGTTCATGATTGGCCAGAGAGAAGGGAATGTGATCACTCGTTCATCTGAAGTATTAGATCACCATTTGACAATTGAGATAAACCCATTCGATCAAACGAATGAAGAATATTTATCATATCAGATAGAGTTTCGAAGAGAAGGAAAGGTTTTAGTCCAACTTCCTGATGGTAAAGATTTTATAGAGATGGATATGAAAGAAACTGTTTTGATTTCTCCAACTCCATCCCAAGAAAAAGTTCCATCATTCTCGCATGTGAGCATGAATTCACCGATTCGTTTTCGTTTGGGAGGTAAATTGAATGTGGATGGGAAATTTAAACTTGGTTATCTTGAATTTCATTTGTATATGAAAGATATTTTAGAGCGAACGAGTAGTGGAACGAAGCGAAAAGAAAAACAATTTTATCTGAAATTGTTTAAGATCTTTCCAGGTTACGATACCGCAAGGCAGTCTCGGGATGGGATTGTCCCGATGCTTGAGAGGTTTGGTGGGAAGGTGTGAATCTAGTATCCCCGCCCTGAATTGGGTGGGGTTAACCACCCGCCACCCAATACGTCCTCTCTACCACAACCCATCCTTTCTTACAAACCTCTTCCGAAAAACCGGAAATTCTTTTCAAAAGAGTTCACCTTTTGCATCATTCGATTTCTTAAAATATTTCCCCACAAAAAAAGCCAAGGTGTTACCCTTGGCTTTTTAATCGATCTTTCGAACGAACGTAATTGAATCTTAGATTCGAATTATGGTCTTTCTACAATCATTGATCCTGCAATTCCACCGTGTGCACAAGCAGTCACGAGAACCTTTTTTGCATCTTTGTTTTCATGG of the Leptospira biflexa serovar Patoc strain 'Patoc 1 (Paris)' genome contains:
- a CDS encoding SH3 domain-containing protein, yielding MSGYKVSFFILVLCFISSLYSQNHWEDYIAEKNIGSTYPIFGDNVNLRDASNINGKVIKKLNLGSSVKVLTKTNQILEQNSVKEYWYKVQVGEEIGYLWGGLIADYSFPFKEYLVLCKNLGIKTRKLELKIIQDSKLLSHGSWEVGPMSNETWDHTIYESKQFSPSPNALFAIKFLIFSEIEYGYSNEQIFILNSENKISPQFSWNPGACDPPSCSETWLVFPKDTLPEDKKISRKLVKGKDNTIIEVMHSFDVEDPNQHDYYQTEYTWNGSLFQKKEK